One Brachyspira pilosicoli P43/6/78 genomic window carries:
- a CDS encoding DegT/DnrJ/EryC1/StrS family aminotransferase, protein MNKIIPFSPPDITDNEIEAVVNVLKSGWITSGPVNKELEEELCKYINVKRVKLLSSATMAMELALKIFGVTEGDEVIVPAYTYASTANVAIHLGAKVVFIDAADNDFNIDLEKLEKAITSKTKAVIAVDVGGKPCDYDGIIKILEKKKDLFTALETNKYQKQLNRALFLLDAAHSIGAFYKGNRVGSQADFSSFSFHAVKNVTTAEGGGLSFNDIGNINADEIYREVSVWALNGQNKSALDKTKLGSWRYDIEVAGYKCNMSDIHAAIGLSQLKRYDDMLKNRKNIVNIYNSVLSASKKVILPVFKDDEAESSYHLYLLRIKDYEEADRDLLIEKMAELGIVLNVHYLPLPFHKVYKDYVNADYINAFNLYKNEVTLPLYSTLKEEDALYIAKNIFRYLESN, encoded by the coding sequence ATGAACAAAATTATACCTTTCTCGCCGCCTGATATTACAGACAATGAAATTGAGGCTGTAGTTAATGTTTTAAAATCCGGCTGGATTACTAGCGGACCTGTAAACAAAGAGCTTGAAGAGGAGCTTTGTAAATATATAAATGTTAAAAGGGTAAAGCTATTGTCTAGTGCTACTATGGCTATGGAGCTAGCTTTAAAAATATTCGGAGTTACTGAGGGTGATGAGGTGATAGTGCCTGCGTACACTTATGCTTCTACTGCTAATGTGGCTATACATTTGGGGGCTAAGGTTGTGTTTATTGATGCGGCTGATAATGACTTTAATATAGATTTGGAGAAACTTGAAAAGGCTATTACTAGTAAAACAAAAGCTGTTATTGCTGTTGATGTTGGCGGTAAGCCTTGCGATTATGACGGCATTATAAAAATACTAGAAAAGAAAAAAGATTTATTTACTGCATTAGAAACTAATAAATATCAAAAGCAATTAAACAGGGCTTTGTTTTTGCTTGATGCTGCTCATTCTATTGGTGCTTTTTATAAAGGAAATAGGGTAGGAAGTCAGGCTGATTTTTCTTCTTTCTCATTTCATGCTGTTAAGAATGTTACAACTGCTGAGGGCGGGGGATTGAGTTTTAATGATATTGGAAATATTAACGCTGATGAGATTTATAGAGAAGTGTCTGTTTGGGCTTTGAATGGGCAGAACAAAAGTGCTTTAGATAAAACTAAATTAGGAAGCTGGAGATATGATATTGAGGTTGCAGGTTATAAATGCAATATGAGTGATATTCATGCGGCTATTGGTTTATCGCAATTAAAGAGATATGATGATATGCTTAAAAACAGAAAAAACATTGTGAATATATATAACAGTGTTTTGAGTGCGAGCAAAAAAGTTATACTTCCTGTATTCAAAGACGATGAGGCTGAATCATCTTATCATTTGTATTTATTAAGAATTAAAGACTATGAGGAGGCTGATAGGGATTTGCTTATAGAGAAGATGGCAGAGCTTGGCATAGTGCTTAATGTGCATTATTTGCCTCTTCCTTTTCACAAAGTTTATAAAGATTATGTAAATGCTGATTATATAAATGCTTTTAATTTGTATAAGAATGAAGTAACTTTGCCATTATACAGCACACTTAAAGAGGAGGACGCTTTATATATTGCTAAGAATATTTTTAGGTATTTGGAGAGCAACTGA
- a CDS encoding glycoside hydrolase family 3 N-terminal domain-containing protein, with protein MFYIFVSLIIVIIALLFCYLYYEIKIHNTKKINNNLQIMLAVKTYDNDLINIIKDDDVKGIIINIADINTIEKLIKNIKENLNKKIFIALDEDYKPTHNLFFNQHFKVYQSYIGERQSETYAYNIAKKRASTLKDIGVNMFLSPVVNTLCNEKSHLKEHIFSGDKQIASKLISQTIKAYKDSGVLTAAKYFPKYYNDELYIEDNIKNVENIIDSKQTFLSAIESDFFVMSHIKNEKLYRDYLFNSLHFKGVVMSDYINKYSLINTNLLNVIDYRFYKANRLKIKNIKTEDSELCVKISKLLNRL; from the coding sequence GTGTTTTATATTTTTGTTAGTTTGATTATTGTTATTATAGCTCTCCTTTTCTGCTATCTCTATTATGAAATAAAAATACATAACACTAAAAAAATAAATAATAATCTGCAAATAATGCTCGCTGTTAAAACTTATGATAATGACTTAATTAACATAATAAAAGATGATGATGTTAAAGGAATAATAATTAACATAGCTGACATTAATACAATTGAAAAACTAATAAAAAATATAAAAGAAAATCTAAACAAAAAAATATTCATAGCATTAGATGAAGATTATAAGCCTACGCATAATTTATTTTTTAACCAGCACTTTAAGGTTTATCAAAGCTATATTGGTGAGAGGCAAAGCGAAACTTATGCCTACAATATTGCTAAAAAAAGAGCGTCCACTCTTAAAGATATTGGCGTTAATATGTTTTTATCTCCTGTGGTAAATACTCTCTGTAATGAAAAATCTCATCTAAAAGAGCATATCTTCAGCGGCGATAAACAAATTGCTTCAAAGTTAATATCTCAAACAATTAAGGCGTATAAAGACAGTGGCGTTCTCACCGCCGCAAAATATTTTCCAAAATACTATAATGATGAGTTATATATAGAAGATAATATAAAAAATGTTGAAAATATAATCGACTCAAAACAAACATTTTTGTCGGCAATAGAAAGCGACTTTTTTGTGATGAGCCATATTAAAAATGAAAAATTATACAGAGATTATCTTTTTAATAGCCTTCATTTTAAAGGCGTTGTAATGAGTGATTATATTAATAAATATTCTCTTATAAATACTAATTTGCTTAATGTTATTGATTATAGGTTTTATAAAGCAAACAGGCTAAAGATAAAAAATATTAAAACAGAGGATAGTGAATTATGCGTAAAAATTTCAAAGTTGTTAAATCGATTATAA
- a CDS encoding glycoside hydrolase family 3 N-terminal domain-containing protein gives MAYLLILAQKKDSITEDEKYILELKKKYSYLSNYIDEVNSMSIEERRGLLTMVGITDTVLSKETIKTLKDNHVSGVILFNYNIVDEEQLKKLTSDLKKYVNKNMLISIDEEGGEVFRIPFDKYKDISAKMIGDSNSIEYAYNIAYNKAKFLKDMGINMILGPLCDVPSNKDSYIYNRSFSTNVEMVSKMVEATIKAQKDAGIISVVKHFPGHGDTAVNSHSEFPIIDKTLEELKNKELIPFQKAIDLGAEMVLVSHIKNKYIDDTLPASMSEKYRKLLEEDMGFKGVIITDDLVMTGKIESTINYGINLTSNIYKNVKEMFRNIEPDIISCAKVLKIMRENT, from the coding sequence TTGGCTTACTTATTAATTCTTGCACAAAAAAAAGACAGCATCACAGAAGATGAAAAATATATTTTGGAATTGAAAAAAAAATATTCTTATTTGTCTAACTATATAGATGAAGTTAATAGTATGAGCATTGAAGAGAGGAGAGGGCTTCTTACTATGGTGGGCATCACTGACACAGTATTAAGCAAAGAGACCATAAAGACATTAAAAGATAATCATGTTTCTGGAGTTATACTTTTTAATTACAACATAGTAGACGAGGAACAATTAAAAAAACTCACATCAGATTTAAAGAAATATGTTAACAAAAATATGTTAATTTCTATAGACGAAGAAGGAGGCGAAGTCTTTAGAATACCTTTCGACAAATACAAAGACATTTCAGCCAAAATGATAGGCGACAGCAACAGCATTGAATATGCATACAACATAGCATATAACAAAGCAAAGTTTCTAAAAGATATGGGTATTAATATGATACTTGGTCCGTTATGCGATGTGCCAAGCAACAAAGATTCTTATATATACAATAGAAGCTTTTCTACAAATGTTGAGATGGTTTCAAAGATGGTGGAAGCTACAATAAAAGCTCAGAAAGATGCCGGTATTATAAGCGTTGTTAAGCATTTTCCTGGTCATGGGGACACTGCTGTTAATTCGCATAGTGAGTTTCCTATTATAGATAAAACTTTAGAAGAGCTTAAAAATAAAGAATTAATACCTTTTCAAAAGGCTATAGATTTGGGTGCTGAGATGGTTTTAGTTTCGCATATAAAAAATAAATATATAGATGATACACTTCCTGCTAGCATGTCAGAAAAGTATAGAAAGTTACTTGAGGAAGATATGGGTTTTAAAGGGGTGATTATTACAGATGACCTCGTTATGACAGGAAAGATTGAGAGCACTATCAATTACGGTATAAATCTTACAAGCAATATTTATAAGAATGTAAAAGAGATGTTTAGAAATATAGAACCAGATATAATTTCATGTGCTAAGGTATTAAAGATAATGAGAGAAAATACCTAA
- a CDS encoding helix-turn-helix domain-containing protein: MSITTKHIISLKEEEKQKIKDFIKNEGKSKRLISRANIILALDDKKNTGLTHTDIAKQYNVTYHTVVNIINEFVAKGLDSTLTYKRNPNSNRKKKKAN, translated from the coding sequence ATGAGTATAACTACTAAACACATAATATCTTTAAAAGAGGAAGAAAAACAAAAGATTAAAGACTTTATTAAAAATGAAGGTAAATCTAAAAGGTTGATATCAAGAGCAAACATTATATTAGCTTTAGATGATAAAAAAAACACTGGGCTTACACATACTGATATCGCTAAACAATATAATGTAACATATCATACCGTAGTAAACATAATAAATGAATTCGTTGCTAAAGGATTAGATTCTACTCTTACTTATAAAAGAAATCCAAACAGCAACAGAAAAAAGAAAAAAGCTAATTAA
- a CDS encoding cyclodeaminase/cyclohydrolase family protein, whose product MEKLINKSVLDYINDVDSSLPAPGGGSVTAVVASLACALAGMVAHLTVNKKKFKELETEKQIAFNNAVENIKQIKSQLIEIVDKDADMFQLIMDAYKLPKDTDEQKEIRKNAISEAAKKALEPPLQTLKSCYELLEHFEIIHKYGNEGVISDIVCAYTILYAAAKCSIVNININLSSINDENFLHNTKNTCLYYLRGMKKTYKEVNFALLDI is encoded by the coding sequence ATGGAAAAGCTCATAAACAAAAGCGTGTTAGATTATATTAATGATGTAGATTCATCATTGCCTGCTCCTGGTGGCGGAAGCGTTACTGCTGTTGTTGCTAGCTTGGCTTGTGCTTTGGCTGGAATGGTCGCTCATCTCACCGTAAACAAAAAAAAGTTTAAAGAATTAGAAACAGAAAAACAAATTGCTTTCAATAATGCTGTAGAAAATATAAAACAAATAAAATCTCAGTTAATAGAAATTGTAGATAAAGATGCTGATATGTTTCAATTAATTATGGACGCATACAAATTGCCTAAAGATACCGATGAACAAAAAGAAATAAGAAAAAATGCTATCTCTGAGGCAGCAAAAAAAGCATTAGAGCCTCCTCTTCAAACGCTTAAAAGCTGTTATGAGTTATTAGAGCATTTTGAGATAATTCACAAATATGGCAATGAGGGCGTTATAAGCGATATAGTATGTGCATATACAATACTATATGCTGCGGCAAAATGTTCTATAGTAAATATTAATATAAATTTATCTTCTATAAACGATGAAAACTTTTTACATAATACCAAAAATACATGTTTATATTATTTGAGGGGTATGAAAAAAACATATAAGGAGGTAAATTTTGCATTATTGGACATATAA
- a CDS encoding helix-turn-helix domain-containing protein — MNNNNNNNNKDKKNYYAIIPANVRYDKRLSPLTRLIYGEITALSNEKGYCFATNAYFANLYSMSNVSISRCISELKEHNYIRVVYDIKEKNVDKRKIYINNLENKKLESEELNKKNEKLENEELKNNEEITNNEEININIQEYKEDINKNNNTNKNDDAFSLAKIKLVNRIKLNDDTDLSNNIKEYNQNCLDGIKEKVKYNNIINNTNNNIINSNFLLSEFDSFVLELCQVFNNFTYNNASKISELYGFKSKEKQELLLKIFNERKYDWRECIKYAKLKAKDKNNIPTLWLDFLSFLKIYLREGDKEKLIKPYYTEEQLLERARILQKQKREREKALLEESKKMEELERELGRENMTLDEIIEATKEQFKHLKRK; from the coding sequence ATGAATAATAATAATAATAATAATAATAAAGACAAAAAAAATTATTATGCCATAATACCCGCAAACGTTAGATACGATAAAAGATTAAGCCCTCTCACAAGACTAATATACGGAGAGATTACAGCCCTCAGCAATGAGAAAGGCTACTGTTTTGCCACAAATGCCTATTTTGCTAATTTGTATTCTATGAGCAATGTAAGCATATCGAGATGCATATCAGAACTAAAAGAGCATAATTATATAAGGGTTGTTTATGATATAAAAGAGAAGAACGTAGACAAGAGAAAGATATATATAAATAATCTTGAAAATAAAAAATTAGAAAGCGAAGAATTAAATAAAAAGAATGAAAAGTTAGAAAATGAAGAATTAAAAAACAATGAAGAAATCACTAACAATGAAGAAATTAATATAAACATTCAAGAGTATAAAGAAGATATTAATAAAAATAATAATACTAATAAAAATGATGATGCTTTCTCATTAGCAAAAATAAAATTAGTTAATAGAATTAAATTAAATGATGATACAGATTTATCAAATAATATAAAAGAGTATAATCAAAATTGCTTAGATGGTATTAAAGAAAAAGTTAAATATAATAATATAATTAATAATACAAATAATAATATAATTAATAGTAATTTTCTTCTCTCAGAGTTTGATTCTTTTGTATTAGAATTATGCCAAGTATTTAATAATTTTACTTACAACAATGCTTCCAAAATCTCTGAGTTATACGGTTTTAAGAGTAAAGAAAAACAAGAGCTATTATTAAAGATTTTTAACGAGAGAAAGTATGATTGGAGAGAGTGTATTAAATATGCCAAATTAAAAGCAAAAGATAAAAACAACATACCAACATTATGGCTTGATTTTTTAAGTTTTTTAAAAATCTATTTAAGAGAGGGAGACAAAGAAAAACTCATAAAGCCCTATTATACAGAAGAGCAATTATTAGAAAGAGCAAGAATACTACAGAAACAAAAAAGGGAGAGAGAAAAAGCATTGCTTGAAGAGAGTAAAAAGATGGAGGAATTAGAAAGAGAGTTAGGCAGAGAAAACATGACATTAGACGAGATAATAGAAGCAACCAAGGAGCAGTTTAAGCACTTAAAGAGGAAGTGA
- a CDS encoding PepSY-like domain-containing protein, protein MAKRYSLLIIVFVMLSSVLFADDWMLPASALPKKAQDFIASAYPGVTIWKVERDDGKFEVDLSNGVSIDFFMNGDWKSIDGEYMGVPKSVLPANIANVVEKTYPSSIIIEIEKEWGNYKVKLNNMMELYISADGQLMGQKFDD, encoded by the coding sequence ATGGCTAAAAGATATTCACTTCTAATTATCGTTTTTGTAATGCTATCTTCTGTATTATTTGCCGATGATTGGATGCTTCCTGCTTCTGCATTGCCAAAAAAAGCACAGGACTTTATTGCTTCAGCCTATCCGGGTGTTACAATATGGAAGGTTGAGCGTGATGACGGAAAGTTTGAGGTGGATTTATCTAATGGTGTTTCTATAGACTTTTTTATGAATGGCGATTGGAAGAGCATTGACGGTGAATATATGGGAGTTCCTAAAAGTGTGCTTCCTGCCAATATAGCGAATGTAGTTGAGAAGACTTATCCTTCATCTATAATCATAGAAATAGAGAAAGAGTGGGGTAATTACAAAGTAAAGCTCAATAATATGATGGAATTATATATTTCAGCAGATGGTCAATTAATGGGTCAGAAATTCGACGACTAA
- a CDS encoding bifunctional folylpolyglutamate synthase/dihydrofolate synthase — MENINDALDYLYSFMNKKNLHKKNNNHISNVENILNILGYKQNFKIIHITGTKGKGSATLSLAHMLSACNYKTGAFISPHIINERERISINDEWISENDFISIVKKIKNVIEENKLDESITVFEFFTIIGLYYFFINKVDYACIEVGIGGRFDCTNIVNSSISILTSISYDHVDILGNTIEEITYQKAGIIKNNSIVISAMQEKNSIEIIENVSKEKNSTLYTFGKDFYSNIIKNTSEILEFDYIEKENKYHFTTTLLGEHQSENIALSFKAFTLLESKKENIKKAIDSLRNFNIKARLTFIERNPDIIVDGAHNAKSLSRILKTIYKWYDSVVILFAPISEKDVGGMCEVLKENKDIIIISSAKTKYKDSDSFKTYEYLREKENVYHIESFDLAVEEMKKISKEKNIPALVIGSLYSASDYIISQDG, encoded by the coding sequence ATGGAAAATATTAATGACGCTTTAGATTATCTATACTCTTTTATGAATAAAAAAAATCTTCATAAAAAAAATAATAATCATATAAGCAATGTAGAAAATATCTTAAATATATTAGGCTATAAACAAAACTTCAAAATAATACACATTACAGGCACAAAAGGAAAAGGCTCTGCTACTTTGAGTTTGGCTCATATGCTTAGTGCGTGCAATTACAAAACAGGTGCTTTTATATCTCCGCACATCATAAACGAAAGAGAGAGAATATCTATTAATGATGAATGGATTAGCGAGAATGATTTTATTTCTATAGTAAAAAAGATAAAGAATGTAATAGAAGAAAATAAACTTGATGAGAGTATAACCGTTTTTGAGTTTTTTACTATAATAGGGCTTTATTACTTTTTTATTAACAAAGTAGATTATGCTTGTATAGAGGTTGGCATCGGGGGGAGGTTTGACTGTACTAATATTGTAAACTCTTCTATTAGTATATTAACTTCTATCTCTTATGACCATGTTGATATATTAGGAAACACCATAGAAGAGATAACTTATCAAAAGGCTGGCATTATAAAAAATAATTCTATAGTAATATCAGCAATGCAAGAGAAAAACTCTATTGAAATAATAGAAAATGTGTCAAAAGAAAAAAATAGCACACTATATACATTTGGTAAAGATTTTTATTCTAATATCATAAAAAACACAAGTGAAATATTAGAGTTTGATTATATAGAAAAAGAAAATAAATATCATTTTACAACCACACTTTTAGGAGAACATCAAAGCGAAAATATAGCATTATCATTCAAAGCTTTTACACTATTAGAAAGCAAAAAAGAAAATATAAAAAAAGCAATAGACTCACTTCGTAATTTTAATATAAAGGCGAGATTAACTTTTATAGAGAGAAATCCAGACATTATAGTAGATGGTGCTCATAATGCTAAATCATTAAGCAGAATATTAAAGACTATTTATAAATGGTATGATAGTGTTGTGATATTATTTGCTCCTATAAGCGAAAAAGATGTAGGCGGAATGTGCGAGGTATTAAAAGAAAACAAAGATATTATTATAATAAGTTCTGCTAAGACAAAGTATAAAGATTCTGACAGTTTTAAGACTTATGAATATTTAAGAGAAAAAGAGAATGTGTATCATATAGAGAGTTTTGACTTGGCAGTAGAAGAGATGAAAAAGATATCTAAGGAGAAGAATATACCAGCATTGGTGATAGGTTCTCTTTACAGTGCTAGCGACTATATAATTTCGCAAGATGGGTGA
- a CDS encoding MerR family transcriptional regulator, whose product MTIAEVSKKTDLSTDTLRYYERIGLIPEVERTESGIRNYTDYDIGWIEFAKCMRSAGMGIESLIEYIKLYNKGDATIEARKQLLLDQRDIIESKINELKETLEKLNYKINNYDTKMRECEIKLSKR is encoded by the coding sequence ATGACAATAGCTGAAGTAAGCAAAAAGACAGATTTATCAACCGACACTTTGAGGTATTATGAGAGAATAGGGCTTATACCAGAAGTGGAGAGAACCGAAAGCGGTATACGAAATTATACTGATTATGATATAGGCTGGATAGAGTTTGCTAAATGTATGCGAAGTGCCGGCATGGGTATAGAGTCATTGATAGAATATATAAAACTCTACAACAAAGGCGATGCTACAATAGAGGCTAGAAAGCAATTATTATTAGACCAAAGAGATATAATAGAAAGTAAAATTAATGAGCTTAAAGAGACTTTAGAAAAATTAAATTACAAAATAAATAATTATGATACAAAGATGAGAGAGTGTGAAATAAAATTATCAAAGAGATGA
- a CDS encoding cyclophilin-like fold protein, whose product MKILLSFLIFIMTACNSIYGDSSAMMNTLNNYVNLKINNKEYKLILYDNDTARDFLKMLPLTITMNDLNSNEKYYNLSSALTTKSERVGSIKRGDFMLYGNNCLVLFYESFSTSYSYTKIGYIENTDGLKDSLGRGSIEITFSAN is encoded by the coding sequence ATGAAAATACTATTAAGCTTTTTAATTTTTATAATGACAGCATGCAATTCTATTTATGGAGATAGTTCTGCTATGATGAACACTTTAAATAATTATGTTAATTTAAAAATAAACAACAAAGAATACAAGTTAATATTGTATGATAATGACACGGCAAGAGATTTTCTAAAAATGCTTCCATTAACTATTACAATGAATGATTTAAACAGCAATGAAAAATATTATAATTTAAGTTCAGCACTTACAACAAAAAGTGAAAGGGTAGGCAGTATAAAAAGAGGCGACTTTATGTTATACGGCAATAATTGTTTGGTTTTGTTTTATGAAAGCTTTTCAACATCATACAGCTACACTAAAATTGGATATATAGAAAATACAGACGGCTTAAAAGATTCACTTGGAAGGGGAAGCATAGAAATAACTTTTAGTGCGAACTAG
- a CDS encoding aldo/keto reductase, with product MKKVKLSNGLEMPILGFGVFQIPDYEECKKSVLDAIEAGYRLIDTASAYNNEKAVGDAIKESGIDRKELFITTKLWISDSGYDNAKKAFEVSMNKLNLDYLDLYLIHQPFGDYYGSWRAMEDLYNEGKIKAIGVCNFYPDRLLDFVMHNKTAPMVNQIETHPFFQREEDNKLMKEYNIQIESWGPFAEGRNNMFTNEVLKKIASKHNKTVAQVILNWLIKRDVVVIPKSVHKERIVENFNVFDFELDDNDMKEISKLDTKQSLFLSHTDIETVKYLCNYKI from the coding sequence ATGAAAAAAGTAAAATTAAGTAATGGGCTTGAAATGCCTATACTAGGTTTTGGTGTTTTTCAAATACCAGATTATGAGGAATGTAAGAAGTCGGTACTGGATGCAATTGAGGCAGGATACAGATTAATAGACACAGCATCAGCATATAACAATGAAAAGGCAGTTGGAGACGCCATAAAAGAAAGCGGAATTGATAGAAAAGAATTATTCATCACTACAAAATTATGGATAAGCGACAGCGGTTATGATAATGCTAAAAAGGCTTTTGAAGTTTCTATGAATAAGCTTAATTTAGATTATTTGGATTTATATTTGATACATCAGCCTTTTGGGGATTATTACGGCTCTTGGAGGGCTATGGAAGATTTGTATAACGAAGGAAAGATTAAAGCTATAGGGGTTTGCAATTTTTATCCTGATAGATTATTAGATTTTGTTATGCATAATAAAACAGCTCCTATGGTTAATCAAATTGAAACGCATCCATTCTTTCAAAGGGAAGAGGACAATAAACTTATGAAAGAGTATAATATTCAAATAGAGTCTTGGGGACCATTTGCTGAGGGCAGGAATAATATGTTTACTAATGAGGTTCTTAAAAAAATAGCAAGTAAACATAATAAAACAGTTGCTCAGGTTATATTAAATTGGCTTATAAAGAGAGATGTTGTTGTGATACCTAAGAGCGTACACAAAGAGAGGATTGTAGAAAACTTTAATGTGTTTGATTTTGAGTTGGACGATAATGACATGAAAGAAATTTCCAAACTAGACACTAAGCAGAGTTTATTTTTATCGCACACAGATATTGAGACAGTGAAATATTTATGCAATTATAAGATTTAG
- a CDS encoding aldo/keto reductase, giving the protein MKNTFITLLLIFITSINIKAEANNMKGNFNFNTKTVTLNNGYEIPLNGIGTYSLLNEVCYNSVLYALQNGVRLIDTAYIYRNEEEVARAVRDSKIDRKDIFVITKLYPNQYNDAENAINEALKKLGYIDMMLLHHPGNNDVEAYKAIEKAVKEGKIKSIGLSNWYIKELKEFLPKINIMPALVQNEIHPYYQDTEVVEYIQSLGIAVQAWYPLGGRGHQRELLNDSVLKEIAKKHNKSVAQIILRWHLQRGVIVIPGSSNRAHIIENTELYDFELSDDEMRKISKLNRNEKYDWY; this is encoded by the coding sequence ATGAAAAATACTTTTATAACTTTATTACTAATCTTTATAACATCAATAAACATAAAAGCAGAGGCTAATAATATGAAAGGCAATTTTAACTTCAATACAAAAACTGTTACACTAAATAATGGTTATGAAATACCTCTAAATGGAATAGGCACATACAGCTTATTAAATGAGGTTTGCTACAACTCTGTGCTTTATGCTTTACAAAATGGGGTAAGATTAATTGACACGGCTTATATATACCGCAATGAAGAGGAGGTTGCAAGAGCTGTGAGAGATTCTAAGATTGATAGAAAAGATATTTTTGTTATTACAAAGCTATATCCTAATCAGTATAATGATGCAGAAAATGCCATAAATGAAGCGTTAAAAAAATTAGGCTATATTGATATGATGCTTCTTCATCACCCGGGAAATAATGATGTTGAAGCGTATAAGGCAATAGAGAAAGCTGTAAAAGAAGGAAAGATAAAATCTATTGGTCTTTCTAATTGGTATATAAAAGAATTAAAAGAGTTCTTGCCAAAAATAAATATTATGCCTGCTTTGGTTCAAAATGAGATACACCCATATTATCAGGATACTGAAGTTGTAGAATATATTCAAAGTTTGGGGATAGCTGTTCAAGCATGGTATCCATTGGGGGGAAGAGGTCATCAAAGAGAGCTTTTAAATGATAGTGTATTAAAAGAGATAGCTAAAAAGCATAATAAGTCAGTTGCTCAAATTATATTAAGATGGCATTTACAGAGGGGAGTTATTGTAATACCCGGTTCAAGCAATAGGGCTCATATAATAGAAAATACAGAATTATATGATTTTGAATTGAGCGATGATGAGATGAGAAAAATATCAAAACTTAACCGCAATGAAAAGTATGATTGGTATTAA
- a CDS encoding aldo/keto reductase, with amino-acid sequence MQKRKLGDLEVSAVGLGCMGYGVVYDENYDKKQLISVIHEAIELGINFFDTAEAYGPYKNEEIVGEALEGIRDKVVIATKCGIKTVNGKPMLDGRKETIISSVEGSLKRLKTDYIDLYYLHRVDPNTPIEEAADTMKELIKEGKIKHWGISEAGANSIKKS; translated from the coding sequence ATGCAAAAAAGAAAACTTGGAGATTTGGAAGTTTCGGCCGTTGGTTTAGGGTGTATGGGTTATGGTGTAGTGTATGATGAGAATTATGATAAAAAACAATTAATATCCGTTATACATGAAGCTATAGAATTAGGCATTAATTTTTTTGACACAGCAGAAGCTTATGGTCCATACAAAAACGAGGAGATTGTAGGGGAAGCATTAGAGGGCATAAGAGATAAAGTTGTAATAGCTACAAAGTGCGGAATAAAAACTGTAAATGGAAAGCCTATGTTAGACGGCAGAAAAGAGACTATAATATCATCAGTAGAAGGTTCATTAAAAAGACTGAAAACTGATTATATTGATTTGTATTATCTTCATAGAGTTGACCCTAACACTCCTATTGAAGAAGCTGCAGACACAATGAAAGAATTAATAAAAGAAGGTAAAATTAAACATTGGGGCATTTCAGAGGCAGGAGCAAACAGCATAAAAAAAAGCTAA
- a CDS encoding aldo/keto reductase, with amino-acid sequence MIWREPEKEIIPLLEELNIGFVPFSPLGKGFLTGKLNSEFSKNDFRSSIPRFQKENFDKNKSLIDILEEIAKAKNVSKAQIALAWVLHQKPFIVPIFGASKIERLKENAYSVNVDFSKEELNKINEAISQITIEGDRYPKEHMEIVGK; translated from the coding sequence ATGATTTGGAGAGAGCCGGAAAAAGAGATTATACCATTATTAGAAGAATTAAATATTGGTTTTGTGCCTTTTTCACCGCTTGGCAAAGGTTTTTTAACAGGCAAGCTTAACAGCGAGTTTTCAAAGAATGATTTTAGAAGCTCTATACCAAGATTTCAAAAAGAGAACTTTGATAAAAACAAATCATTGATTGATATTTTGGAAGAGATTGCTAAAGCCAAAAATGTATCAAAGGCTCAAATAGCATTAGCTTGGGTACTTCATCAAAAGCCTTTTATAGTGCCTATATTTGGAGCAAGCAAGATAGAGAGATTAAAAGAGAATGCATATTCTGTTAATGTGGATTTTAGTAAGGAGGAATTAAATAAGATAAATGAAGCGATATCACAAATAACAATAGAGGGCGACAGGTATCCGAAGGAGCATATGGAGATAGTAGGAAAATAA